CAAAACCTTCCCTCATGGCTCTACGCTGGGCCAGCTCCTGTTGCAGCCCACGAGATGCGAATATCAAATTCTCTGCATTTAACCGAGTCCAggcttccccttcctcgaTATTATCTCGGAGgaagcaccaccaccggttTGCATGCCATTCCAAAAACACGCGCATTCGAGGACTTAAGAATCCTGCTATGCATTCACCACAAGAGCATTTAGAATGGGAGTAAGTCTTTCCAAGACTTGAGTGGATTGTGTTTTCAGCCGATGTCAGTGGTGGAGAAACAGAGACCTCGCGACAGCCAGATAAAACTTCAAGATGTTTGACTGTTTCTTGGTCCTCCAGTATGACGTTTTCTTCCATGACTTTTTCATATGTCCAAAGGCCTGGTGATTCGACAAAGCATAGGCTTCAGAGAATGGAAAGTAACAATTCTGACCAAGTAGAGTTAGTAAAAGATTCGAGTATCTTCTCAAAGAAGGAACTTACAACGGAAATGTGTAGCTTTTTCAAAGAGGACGGTGACTGTCTTATAAAAGGTACGGGATTTAGCGGGAGGAATGTGATTAGATGTTTATGAACCGTTTCATTTATCACTAGTAACCAGAGGAGGATACGACACAACGAGGTGCTCCAAGAGTTTTTTGATACTTGATGTTATCCTGACGGGCCCCATGAACTGTCCCCTAGAAAGAGAATTGAATTATCATTCGTCAGTCAATGCGTTTCGATGAGAAATGTCAGCCACGTGGGCAATCACTCCTACTGAACATTAGGGTTGTTCAGTTTCAGTCATCTGAACCTATAATTAGTTTACAGTGCACTAATTAATTAACACAGGTAAGTGA
This window of the Aspergillus oryzae RIB40 DNA, chromosome 8 genome carries:
- a CDS encoding uncharacterized protein (predicted protein) — its product is MEENVILEDQETVKHLEVLSGCREVSVSPPLTSAENTIHSSLGKTYSHSKCSCGECIAGFLSPRMRVFLEWHANRWWCFLRDNIEEGEAWTRLNAENLIFASRGLQQELAQRRAMREGFAGISGFIAACLSCNTIPTEENVKKAIYTEEFPQICLDYISRGGTISPVASIIFKEASSENNWLDYDLFQTEYEETMMQLPACRNDGEFTFLFDIAFHNMLYNVIPKPRCCSNLKHK